In Eriocheir sinensis breed Jianghai 21 chromosome 30, ASM2467909v1, whole genome shotgun sequence, the following are encoded in one genomic region:
- the LOC127005719 gene encoding serine/threonine-protein kinase PknJ-like, which translates to MAFQHSTRLVKLTQERITTLVAKHKQVLGRGATCTVYLVEVKGELCCLKLARDRRLAAMFHQEFDVLLDLDGATGAPKALGTSLGFPAMLTTFRGHNTFCDLPRLARRETDRLAAFVSLARDVQQLHARGYAHNDIKENNVAVCRAADGRLQVSLIDYGAAQRLGTRVGFVGASTRRTPWLAPELLGGGRCSRAGDVFSLGYVLSNILDTCHRYYPALDILAEAAMAANPAQRPSLKKIIKTVNKFTGQRDEAARKETFARRVRKAFSRLFPRRRRY; encoded by the exons ATGGCTTTCCAACACAGCACCCGACTCGTGAAGCTGACGCAGGAGCGCATCACCACGCTGGTGGCCAagcacaagcaggtgctggggcgcggcgccacgtgcacggtgtacctggtggaggtgaagggcgaGCTGTGCTGCCTCAAGCTGGCCAGGGATCGCCGCCTCGCTGCCATGTTCCACCAGGAGTTTGACGTCCTGCTTGACCTGGACGGCGCGACGGGGGCACCCAAGGCTTTGGGCACCAGCCTCGGCTTCCCCGccatgctcaccaccttccgcggccacaacaccttctgcgacctgcCACGCCTCGCCCGCCGCGAGACTGACAGGCTGGCGGCTTTCGTGTCCCTTGCTCGCGACGTGCAACAGCTCCACGCCCGCGGCTACGCCCACAACGACATCAAGGAGAACAACGTGGCGGTGTGCAGGGCCGCCGATGGGCGCCTGCAGGTGTCTCTCATCGACTACGGCGCGGCCCAGAGGCTGGGCACGAGGGTTGGCTTTGTGGGCGCGAGCACGCGGCGCACACCCTGGCTGGCCCCGGAGCTGCTGGGCGGTGGCCGCTGCTCACGCGCTGGGGACGTCTTCTCCCTCGGCTACGTCCTCAGCAACATCCTGGACACCTGCCACAGGTACTACCCCGCCCTGGACATTCTCGCCGAGGCCGCCATGGCCGCAAACCCTGCACAGCGACCCTCGCTCAAGAAGATCATCAAGACGGTCAACAAGTTCACGGGCCAGCGGGACGAGGCGGCGAGGaag gAAACCTTCGCCCGGCGAGTTCGCAAAGCCTTCTCCCGACTCTTCCCGCGCCGCCGTCGGTATTAA